One Arthrobacter sp. Marseille-P9274 genomic region harbors:
- a CDS encoding SDR family NAD(P)-dependent oxidoreductase — MSTWTIDLPDCVVVTGTASGLGLECAKSLLAAGSRVIGVDLAAPEADLAGHPLYLHLAGSVTDQALWDRVAESASVYGGESLGYIGSAAVLSVDLLENESMDSWRRTWEINVLGNVLGLKTLLPQLKAARHASVVVVSSIDADFGEQQLASYASSKAALSGAVRAIALDYARHTININLLAPGPMRAGLFNRHLASAEDPQKFLATREARQPKGRITGADEVANAALFLLSSRASAVFGTTLVADGGLTAGFDFRTGEEGSTAAPVPAALPAP, encoded by the coding sequence ATGAGCACCTGGACCATTGATCTGCCCGACTGCGTGGTCGTGACCGGCACCGCCAGCGGACTCGGCCTGGAATGTGCCAAGTCCCTGCTGGCTGCCGGCAGCCGCGTGATCGGCGTCGATCTCGCCGCACCCGAAGCCGACCTGGCGGGACATCCGCTCTACCTGCACCTCGCGGGAAGCGTGACCGACCAGGCCCTCTGGGACCGTGTCGCCGAATCCGCATCCGTTTACGGAGGCGAATCCCTGGGTTACATCGGCTCGGCGGCCGTCCTGTCGGTGGACCTGCTGGAGAACGAGAGCATGGACTCCTGGCGCCGCACCTGGGAAATCAACGTGCTGGGAAACGTGCTCGGCCTCAAGACGCTGCTCCCGCAGCTCAAGGCCGCGCGGCATGCAAGCGTCGTGGTGGTGAGCAGCATCGACGCGGACTTCGGCGAGCAGCAGCTGGCGTCCTACGCGTCCTCCAAGGCAGCGCTGTCCGGCGCGGTCCGTGCCATCGCACTGGACTACGCCCGCCACACCATTAACATCAACCTGCTCGCACCGGGCCCGATGAGGGCCGGGCTGTTCAACCGCCACCTCGCCTCGGCGGAAGACCCACAGAAATTCCTCGCCACCCGGGAAGCCCGCCAGCCCAAGGGACGCATCACCGGAGCCGACGAAGTCGCCAACGCCGCCCTGTTCCTGCTGAGCAGCCGGGCATCTGCAGTCTTCGGCACTACGCTGGTCGCCGACGGGGGCCTCACCGCCGGATTCGACTTCCGCACCGGTGAGGAAGGCTCCACAGCCGCACCCGTGCCGGCTGCGCTCCCGGCCCCCTGA
- a CDS encoding SDR family NAD(P)-dependent oxidoreductase, protein MELSLSGKKALITGAGSGIGRATALELVAEGCTVAALDIDEGLLKQLSADAAGGPGTVLTLAADFSRADDTTAKVQAALDELGGLDLLINNVGAGSVREFADLTDEDWQKTLDLNFMSYVRSIRAALPALRQSSAPVIINNASDLARQPEAMPVDYSASKAAVLALTKSLARAEGPRIRVNAVAPGPIWTPFWTKPGGFAETMAAAYNMEPEAAVAHEMKQRQLPLERLGQPEEVAKVIVFLCSPAAGFVTGSVWGVDGGSIRSII, encoded by the coding sequence ATGGAACTTTCCCTCAGCGGCAAGAAGGCTCTTATCACCGGTGCCGGCAGCGGCATCGGACGCGCCACCGCGCTCGAACTCGTCGCAGAAGGCTGCACCGTCGCCGCGCTGGACATCGACGAGGGTTTGCTCAAGCAGCTCAGCGCCGACGCGGCCGGAGGCCCGGGCACCGTGCTGACCCTGGCCGCCGACTTCAGCCGTGCCGACGACACCACTGCCAAGGTCCAGGCGGCCCTCGACGAGCTGGGCGGCCTCGACCTGCTCATCAACAACGTCGGGGCCGGTTCCGTGCGTGAATTCGCGGACCTGACCGACGAGGACTGGCAGAAGACGCTGGACCTGAACTTCATGAGCTACGTCCGCTCCATCCGCGCAGCGCTTCCCGCGCTGCGCCAGTCAAGCGCCCCGGTGATCATCAACAACGCATCGGACCTGGCCCGGCAACCCGAAGCCATGCCGGTGGACTACTCGGCCAGCAAAGCAGCCGTACTGGCACTGACCAAGTCCCTGGCCCGCGCCGAAGGACCCCGCATCCGGGTCAATGCCGTGGCTCCCGGCCCCATCTGGACGCCGTTCTGGACCAAGCCCGGAGGCTTCGCCGAAACCATGGCAGCGGCCTACAACATGGAACCGGAGGCCGCCGTTGCCCACGAAATGAAGCAACGGCAACTGCCGCTCGAACGGCTGGGGCAGCCGGAAGAGGTTGCCAAGGTCATCGTCTTCCTGTGCAGCCCGGCCGCCGGCTTCGTCACCGGATCCGTGTGGGGAGTCGACGGCGGCAGCATCCGCAGCATCATCTGA
- a CDS encoding iron-containing alcohol dehydrogenase: MADQDIARILELEDERFDAVLAKDFDAFARLCHPRLSYTHSNGLRDTLESYVEQCRAGVYDYQRIDHPVEEVILVGDTALVVGRMEADLQVNGRSTRLDNGSLAVWTREGGTWKFLAYQPSPRPSGIQSSRQPTDKENEESMVKKVNEFRYEALPMRVTFGAGTLASLPEEVRSLGLKRVLVLATPFQKDLAEQVSEQLGELSAGVHAEAEMHVPIESAHKARERAESAQADGYVAVGGGSSTGLGKAIALEFGMPIIAVPTTYAGSEMTPVWGLTANGEKKTGRDPKVLPTSVIYDPELTLTLPVGMSVTSGFNAIAHAVEGLYAPDGSPIISLMAEEGVRALVRALPSIVENPADKDARSDALYGAWLCGATLGATTMSLHHKLCHTLGGTFNLPHAETHTVVLPYALAYNQDHAPQAMPALRRATGAENPAAYLRELSLKLGAPGSLRQLGLEEADIEKAVAIATKNPYSNPREVTEKGIRDLLTKALNGADL, from the coding sequence ATGGCAGATCAAGACATCGCGCGAATCCTCGAGCTGGAAGACGAACGCTTCGACGCAGTGCTTGCCAAGGACTTCGACGCGTTCGCCCGGCTCTGCCACCCACGGCTGAGCTACACGCATTCAAACGGCCTGCGCGACACCCTGGAAAGCTACGTCGAACAATGCCGGGCCGGTGTCTATGACTACCAGAGGATCGACCACCCGGTTGAAGAGGTCATCCTCGTCGGAGACACCGCCCTGGTGGTCGGCCGCATGGAGGCCGACCTGCAGGTCAACGGCCGGTCCACCCGGCTGGACAACGGCTCCCTTGCGGTGTGGACGCGCGAGGGCGGCACGTGGAAGTTCCTCGCCTACCAGCCCAGCCCGCGGCCGAGCGGCATTCAGTCCAGCCGGCAGCCGACGGACAAGGAAAACGAAGAAAGCATGGTCAAAAAGGTGAACGAATTCCGCTACGAAGCCCTCCCGATGCGCGTAACCTTCGGCGCCGGAACCCTGGCCTCTCTCCCGGAGGAGGTGCGATCGCTTGGCCTCAAACGCGTCCTGGTTCTGGCCACCCCCTTCCAAAAGGATCTCGCCGAGCAGGTTTCCGAACAGTTGGGCGAGCTCAGCGCCGGCGTACACGCCGAGGCCGAGATGCACGTGCCGATCGAATCGGCGCACAAGGCCCGTGAACGTGCCGAATCCGCGCAAGCCGACGGATACGTGGCGGTCGGCGGGGGTTCGAGCACCGGGCTCGGAAAGGCCATTGCCCTCGAATTCGGGATGCCGATCATCGCAGTGCCCACCACATATGCCGGCTCGGAAATGACGCCTGTCTGGGGACTGACCGCGAACGGCGAAAAGAAAACAGGCCGGGACCCCAAGGTCCTGCCGACCAGCGTGATCTACGATCCCGAGCTGACCCTGACCCTGCCCGTGGGAATGTCCGTCACCAGCGGCTTCAACGCGATCGCCCATGCCGTCGAGGGCCTCTACGCGCCGGACGGATCCCCCATCATCTCATTGATGGCCGAAGAGGGCGTTCGCGCGCTCGTCCGTGCTCTGCCCAGCATCGTCGAGAACCCCGCCGACAAGGACGCCCGCTCCGACGCGCTTTACGGGGCATGGCTCTGTGGCGCGACGCTGGGTGCCACCACCATGTCGCTGCACCACAAGCTCTGCCACACCCTGGGCGGGACCTTCAACCTGCCCCACGCCGAAACACATACCGTCGTCCTGCCGTATGCGCTGGCCTATAACCAGGACCACGCGCCCCAGGCCATGCCTGCGTTGCGCCGTGCCACGGGAGCAGAAAACCCCGCTGCCTACCTGCGGGAGCTCAGTCTGAAGCTCGGGGCGCCGGGTTCCCTGCGTCAACTGGGCCTGGAAGAGGCAGACATCGAAAAAGCCGTCGCGATCGCGACCAAGAACCCCTACTCGAACCCGCGGGAAGTGACCGAAAAGGGCATCCGCGACCTGCTCACCAAGGCGCTCAACGGCGCAGACCTGTAG